GGAATCGCATTTGGCAAACTTCCCTGCCCCATCCGTATAAGCTCTGATCTATGATCGTCTAACTGCTGTTCCAGCACATGGCCGAGTCTGGCGGCAATCTCTTCACTCTTCAACGCCTTCCAGTCTTCCATCACAGCCGGGCCCGCCTGCATCGATATTTCCGGTAAATCATGCTGGACCATCCCATGGCACAAGGTTACCGGTACAGCAATGGCATTCGGAGAACGACGAAGCAACAATCCGATGCCTGGACGGAACTGAATTGGTCTGGCCTCCTGATGCAATATTTCTCCTTGGGGAAAAATCCAGACCCTTTTACCTGAATCCAATAATTCACTGGTGTACTGTAGAGAGGTCCGAATACCGGACGCACTCTCCTTATTGATCGAATACGCACCCAATTTCCGAAAAAAAGCATATTGCTGAAGCTGTTGCTCCTCCATCATCACATAATGATCTCCTCGCGATGTCTGCCTAGCCGCATGATAAAGCAGCAGACCATCCCACCAGGAACTGTGGTTCATGAAGTAGATCACCG
This Paenibacillus xylanexedens DNA region includes the following protein-coding sequences:
- a CDS encoding lysophospholipid acyltransferase family protein — its product is MIRAVKSKPFNYIFALYNHYYLLRRRFRSFTLTGSLDPQVDIRDNSPIDPTRPVIYFMNHSSWWDGLLLYHAARQTSRGDHYVMMEEQQLQQYAFFRKLGAYSINKESASGIRTSLQYTSELLDSGKRVWIFPQGEILHQEARPIQFRPGIGLLLRRSPNAIAVPVTLCHGMVQHDLPEISMQAGPAVMEDWKALKSEEIAARLGHVLEQQLDDHRSELIRMGQGSLPNAIPLIRHVRSTSEKYDAARKRVNR